One window of Staphylococcus chromogenes genomic DNA carries:
- a CDS encoding YojF family protein, with protein MQLITEDKLQSLLDQYANQPVYLHVETTNGAYASHFDQRVFNAGTFLRNIQVNYQHAQLKGGGKEPYRIGLKLDNLGWVYVQGLTHYEVDENDALLIAGFNFEGQLAAALEISRQAFEI; from the coding sequence TTGCAACTTATCACAGAAGACAAACTCCAATCTTTATTGGATCAATATGCAAACCAACCTGTCTATTTACACGTTGAAACGACTAATGGTGCGTATGCGAGCCATTTCGATCAACGTGTTTTCAATGCAGGTACTTTTTTACGTAATATTCAAGTTAATTATCAGCATGCACAATTAAAAGGTGGCGGCAAAGAACCCTACCGTATCGGTCTAAAATTAGATAATCTCGGTTGGGTCTATGTGCAAGGATTAACCCATTATGAGGTCGATGAGAACGATGCTTTGCTCATCGCAGGGTTTAATTTTGAAGGACAACTTGCGGCTGCACTTGAAATTAGTCGACAAGCTTTTGAAATATAG
- the bshB2 gene encoding bacillithiol biosynthesis deacetylase BshB2 yields MAMEQHVLVIFPHPDDETFSSAGTLARFASEGVPVTYACLTLGQMGRNLGNPPVATRESLPHIRERELEKAAEVIGITHLRKMGLRDKTVEFEPHDEMDAMVQQLIDETQPTTIISFYPGYAVHPDHEATAEAVVRTVQRLPEAKRPKLQLVAFSNDAVDELGEPDIVNDISEYKERKLKAFEAHQSQTGPFLAQLANPQGQASGAPADATAFLTRETFWTYHFNDTPK; encoded by the coding sequence ATGGCAATGGAACAACATGTATTAGTTATTTTTCCCCATCCAGATGATGAAACTTTTTCGTCAGCGGGTACATTAGCACGATTTGCAAGTGAAGGTGTTCCTGTCACGTACGCCTGCCTGACACTTGGGCAAATGGGACGTAATCTTGGGAATCCTCCTGTTGCAACACGTGAATCTTTGCCTCATATTCGTGAACGCGAATTAGAAAAAGCAGCTGAAGTTATTGGTATTACGCATTTACGTAAAATGGGTTTACGTGACAAAACGGTTGAATTTGAGCCTCACGATGAAATGGATGCCATGGTCCAACAACTCATTGACGAAACACAGCCAACAACGATTATTTCATTTTATCCTGGCTATGCTGTACATCCTGATCACGAAGCGACAGCAGAGGCTGTTGTACGTACGGTTCAACGTCTCCCTGAAGCCAAACGACCAAAATTACAACTTGTCGCATTTAGTAACGATGCCGTTGACGAGCTAGGGGAACCTGATATCGTGAACGACATTTCTGAATATAAAGAACGTAAATTAAAAGCATTTGAAGCCCATCAATCTCAAACGGGCCCATTTTTGGCACAACTTGCGAATCCACAAGGCCAAGCTTCAGGTGCGCCCGCGGATGCAACGGCATTTTTA